Genomic DNA from Verrucomicrobiota bacterium:
CGACGTCGCCGGCGAACTCGTCGAGCCCCGTGTAGACCCCGTGCGTGCGGCGATGCTCGATGATATGCTCGACGGCGGCCGTGCCGACATTGCGGATCGCCGCGAGCCCGAATCGGACGACCTCGCCCACGACGGTGAACTTGGCGTGCGATTCGTTGATGTCCGGCGGCAGGATGCGGATGCCGTGGTTTTCGCACTCGGCGATGTAGCGGCTGATCTTGTCCGTGTTGCTTATTTCGCTCGAGAGCAGCGCGGCCATGTACTCGCGCGGGAAATTGGCCTTGAGGTACGCCGTCTGGTAGACGATCATCGCGTAGGCGGCCGAGTGGCTCTTGTTGAACCCGTAGCCGGCGAACGCCTCCATCTCCCCGAAGATCTTCTCGGCCGTCTTGCGGTGGATCTTGTTCGCCTTGGCCCCCTTGAGGAATTGCTCGCGCTGGGCCTGCATCTCCTCGGTCTTCTTTTTGCCCATCGCGTGGCGCAGGACGTCGGCTTCGCCCAGCGAGTAGCCGGCGAGCACGTTGGCCGTCCGCATCACCTGCTCCTGGTAGACAAAGATGCCGTAGGTCTCGGCCAGGATCGGCTCGAGCAGCGGATGGGCGTACTGGACCTTGCTGGGGTCCTTCTTGCGAGCGATGTAGTCGGGGATGCGTTCCATCGGCCCGGGCCGGAACAGCGCGATCATCGCCACGATGTCCTCGAATCGATCGATGCCGATGTTGCGCGCCAGGTCGGTCATCCCGCTGCTCTCGAGCTGGAACAGACCGCACGTGTCGGCGCGGTTGAGCAGCTCGAGCGTCTTCGGGTCGTTGAGCGGAAACGCGCGCACGTCGAGCACCACGCCCTGCGTCTTCGCGATGATCTCGGCGGCGTGATGGATAACGGTCAGCGTTTTGAGTCCGAGGAAGTCGATCTTGAGCAGGCCGACCTCCTCGACGGGGATCAGCGAGAACTGGGTGACCACTTCGTCGCCCCCGCCGTGGCACAGCGGGACGACCTCGACGAGCGGCTCGGACGAAATGACGATGCCGGCTGCGTGCGTCGAGGCGTTGCGCGCCAGCCCCTCAGTGCGCCGAGCGAGGTCGATGATCTGGCGCGTCATGGCGTCGGTCTCGTAGAGCTTGCGCAGGTCGGGCTCGGCCGTCAGCGCGCTCTCGAGCGTCACGCCCGGTCCGCCCGGCACGAGCTTGGCGATCCGGTCCACATCGCCGTAAGCATGGCCGAGCACGCGGCCGATGTCGCGAATCGACGCTTTGGCTCCGAGCGTGCCGAACGTGATGATTTGCGCCACCCGGTCTTCGCCGTACTTGCGGCGCACGTAGTCGATCACCTCGCCGCGCCGCTCTACGCATAGATCGACGTCGATATCGGGGAAGCTCGGCCGTTCGAGGCTCGTGAACCGCTCGAAGACCAACCCGTAGCGGATCGGATCGAGGTCCGTGATGCCGCTCAGGTAGCAGACCAAGCTGCCTGTGGCCGACCCGCGGCCCGGCCCGACGGGAATGCCGTGCTCGCGCGCGTAGTGGATGAAGTCCCACACGATCAGGATGTAGCTCGTGAGCCCGCGCTGGTCGATCACGTCGAGCTCGTAGTCGAGCTGCTTGACGTACCCCTCGGGCGGCTGCTCGCCGAACTTGTCGCGCAGCCCCGCCTCGCACAGCTTGCGCAGGTAGTCGAGCAGCCCGATCGGCTCGTCAGGCGTGAACACCGGGTAATGGCGCGTGCCGAAGTCGAGCTCGACGGTGCAGCGATCGGCGATCGCCACGGTATTGTCGAACGCCTCGCCGTCGTCGGGGAACAGCGCGCGCATCTCGGCCTCGGTCTTGAAGTAGAACTCCGGGCCGTGGAACTTCATCCGGTTCGCGTCGCTCAGCACCGACTGCGTCTGCAGGCACAGCAGGCAGTCGTGCATCAGGGCGTCGTCGCGCCGCGTGTAGTGGATGTCGTTCGCCACAACCGTGCCGACGCCCACCTGTTCGGCCAGCCGGCGCAGCAAGGGCGTGACCCGCGCCTCGTCCTCGATCCCGTGGTTGTGCAGCTCGACGAACACGCTCTGCCGGCCGAAGGTCTCGACCAGGAACTCGAGCGCCGCCCGGGCTTCGTCACCCTGATCCTTGAGCAGGAGCGACGGAATCTCGCCTTTGAGGCAGCTTGTGAGCACGATGAGTCCGTCGTGGTACTCGGCGAGGCATTCCTTGTCGATGCGCGGTCTGTAGTAGAAGCCTTCGAGGTGGCCGATCGTCGAGAGTCGCGACAGGTTGCGGTAGCCGGCGTTGTTCTCCGCGAGCAGCACGAGGTGGTAGGCGGCCTCCTTGACGCCGCGTGCACGCTTGTCGAGCCGGCTCTCCGGCGCGACGTAGGCCTCCATGCCGAGGATCGGCTTGACGCCCGCCTTGCGGCACGCCTGGAAGAACTCGACCGCGCCGTGCAAGTTGCCGTGGTCGGTCAACGCCACCGCCGGCATCCCCTCCTCGGCCGCGCGGCCCGCCAGCTCGTCGAGCCGGCACGCCCCATCGAGCAGGCTGTACTCGCTGTGATTGTGCAGATGAACGAACACGGCAGACTCGATCCCCCAGATCTATGTCAACGTCGCGGCCGCGGCCGTGCTCGTTGCCTTGGTCGCTTGCGCTACGAAACCCAGGCCAGCGGAACGCTTGCCGGCTTCGTCCAGGCAATCCGCGGGGCCGTCGCCCGCTTCGCTTCGAGTCTACTCACCGCCCCCGCTCCGACAAGCCAAATCTCGCTTCTCGACGAGAAGAATGACACCTCCTCGGGCCGGTCGCACACCGGATCCAAACACGCTTTGTCCCTGTCAGCACCTTGAAACCCACCACGCGGATCCTGATCGCCCTGAAGTACCGCCAGCTTGATCGCCGCGAACTGCCGGACACTCTTGAGGCGTCTGTAACCGACTACCTCGACACGCTGCCGCTCGACGACTTCGACGGGAAACCGATGAAGTACTCGAAGGAGAAGAAGGTCGTCTACGCCGTGGGAACGGACCTTGTGGACAACAGGGGCCGTCTTACCCAAGACGGCCACGAAGATCTCTCGCCCGAGTACGGCTACGATCTCGTCTACAAAATCAACTTCTAGCCGTCCTACTGCCCGCTGCGGATAATCGTCGCCGAGCGCAGGGTCGTGCCCGAGTGCGTGCTCGTCGCCGCGTGCGGGGTCGGCTGCACGGTGGTGGAGTCGGGCGGAGGCGTCAGCCCCGTGGCGGCATGGTAGCGCTGCATGGCCTCGGGCAAGTACTGCTGAAGCTGCTGGATACGGTGCGTGTCGGTCGGGTGCGTCGAGAGGAACTCGGGCGGCTTGCCGCCCTTCGCCTCGCCCAACACGTGCATGCGCTGCCAGAAGTACACCGCCTCGCGCGGGTCGTAACCCGCGTCGGCCATGAGCATTAGGCCGATGCGGTCGGCCTCGTACTCGTGCTTGCGGCTGTAGGGGAGCTGCACGAACAGCGTCGTGCCGATGCCGTAGGCGGCCATGATCATCTGCCGGTTGGTCTCGTCCTGATCCTTGGTCGCATAGGCTGTCGCCGCCGCACCGGCGAGCACGAGGAGCCCGAGCGACATCCGCTCGGCGCCGTGGCGCGCGACCGCGTGCCCGATCTCGTGCGCCATCACGGTGGCGACCCCGGCGTCATTCGAGCACACGGGCAGGATGCCCGTGTAGAAGCCGATCTTGCCGCCCGGCAAGCACCAGGCGTTGATCGTGTCCGGTGCCTCGAACACGGCGAACTCCCACTCGTAGTGGTCGCGATTCGCTACGGCGGCAATCCGATGCCCCACGCGCGAGATCTGCGCGTTGTGCTGCACATTGGATGAAAGCGGTGTCTGCGTCTTCGCCTCGGCGAACGCCGACGCGCCGAGCTGCAGCTCCTGGCTCTCGGGAATCAGAATAAGCGACCTGCGGCCCGTCTCCGGCACCGTGTAGCAGCCCACCAGCGACGCAGTGAGAACCACGACCAACGCCGCCACAGCGGACCTGACCCACAACCCACGAGCTTTCATGTCACTACCTCCCAGGTCGGCACCAGCAGACCCGAATGGAGTCAACGTACTTCCAGACAAAAAGACCCGTCCACGTCGATCCAGCGCGTGCGGACGTACACCCCGCGACTCTGTCAGGTTAGACGAGGCGCCGATCTCGGTATTCGCCCGCCCCATATCGCCATTGTCGGCGCGGACTCCCCCACTTTCAACCTCTTTCCCTCCTGCCCCGTTCCGGGGACGGAAATCTCCCCGCAGAGAACACAGTGAGGGGAAAACAAGACGATCCTTGGCAACGGCCCAGGATCGTCTCTAAGTTTCTGCGCCTTGGCGCCTTGGCGTGGGATCCTATCCTACCGCCCGCTCGTGTACCGGTAGACGCGCCCGCTTGAGCCGGAGTGGTACACCCGTGTGCGCGGGTAGGAGCTGCGGTAGTAGCGGTCGCGGTAGTATGGCCTGTCGTAGTAGCGGTAGTTGCCCCAGGTGTAGCCGACGCCGATGCTGTAGGTCACCCGCGGCGGCCGCTCGACGACCACCACGTCCGGGTAGCGATCCACGTACACCACGTCGGGCGCCCGATCGACGTATACCACCTGCTCTTGGCCCACAATGCGCGCCGACCGCATCGGCGGCGCAGACGGGTTGGCCAGCATCCAGTCGATCACACCGTCGGGCACACCCTCGGCGCGGAGCTGGTCCACGTCCTTGGCCGTCAGCGCGCCCTCGTAACCGCGGCCTTGGAGCTGGGCGAGGATCACGTCCTCGGTCGCGCCGCTCTTGGTCGCGCCGACCACCTCGTCGGTCGTCATCGGCAGCGGCACCCCGACCAGCACGGGCTCACGCACGTACGTCGTTTCCCCGCAGCCGCTTAGAAGCCCCGCCGCGACCACCACCGCCGCCAGGACACTGATTCGTGCGATCTGTCTCATTTCCATATCCCCATCATCGGATGGGGCCCTCTCATCATGAGTCCATCCGAGGCACCACGGCAGTATACAACCACCAAGTGCCCTCCACCCCTCT
This window encodes:
- a CDS encoding DNA polymerase III subunit alpha, which translates into the protein MFVHLHNHSEYSLLDGACRLDELAGRAAEEGMPAVALTDHGNLHGAVEFFQACRKAGVKPILGMEAYVAPESRLDKRARGVKEAAYHLVLLAENNAGYRNLSRLSTIGHLEGFYYRPRIDKECLAEYHDGLIVLTSCLKGEIPSLLLKDQGDEARAALEFLVETFGRQSVFVELHNHGIEDEARVTPLLRRLAEQVGVGTVVANDIHYTRRDDALMHDCLLCLQTQSVLSDANRMKFHGPEFYFKTEAEMRALFPDDGEAFDNTVAIADRCTVELDFGTRHYPVFTPDEPIGLLDYLRKLCEAGLRDKFGEQPPEGYVKQLDYELDVIDQRGLTSYILIVWDFIHYAREHGIPVGPGRGSATGSLVCYLSGITDLDPIRYGLVFERFTSLERPSFPDIDVDLCVERRGEVIDYVRRKYGEDRVAQIITFGTLGAKASIRDIGRVLGHAYGDVDRIAKLVPGGPGVTLESALTAEPDLRKLYETDAMTRQIIDLARRTEGLARNASTHAAGIVISSEPLVEVVPLCHGGGDEVVTQFSLIPVEEVGLLKIDFLGLKTLTVIHHAAEIIAKTQGVVLDVRAFPLNDPKTLELLNRADTCGLFQLESSGMTDLARNIGIDRFEDIVAMIALFRPGPMERIPDYIARKKDPSKVQYAHPLLEPILAETYGIFVYQEQVMRTANVLAGYSLGEADVLRHAMGKKKTEEMQAQREQFLKGAKANKIHRKTAEKIFGEMEAFAGYGFNKSHSAAYAMIVYQTAYLKANFPREYMAALLSSEISNTDKISRYIAECENHGIRILPPDINESHAKFTVVGEVVRFGLAAIRNVGTAAVEHIIEHRRTHGVYTGLDEFAGDVDLRVVNRKTFESLIHAGAFDSLGWNRAQLAQALPSVLDAAARRQADRQSGQVGLFDQFTDTGAMDGLRTPPPAVEEFPLRERLAREKELLGFYVTGHPLSDYRELIARIECAPLQALETADTRTRVKVAAIIAGVR
- a CDS encoding M48 family metallopeptidase, whose protein sequence is MKARGLWVRSAVAALVVVLTASLVGCYTVPETGRRSLILIPESQELQLGASAFAEAKTQTPLSSNVQHNAQISRVGHRIAAVANRDHYEWEFAVFEAPDTINAWCLPGGKIGFYTGILPVCSNDAGVATVMAHEIGHAVARHGAERMSLGLLVLAGAAATAYATKDQDETNRQMIMAAYGIGTTLFVQLPYSRKHEYEADRIGLMLMADAGYDPREAVYFWQRMHVLGEAKGGKPPEFLSTHPTDTHRIQQLQQYLPEAMQRYHAATGLTPPPDSTTVQPTPHAATSTHSGTTLRSATIIRSGQ